One Nicotiana tomentosiformis chromosome 4, ASM39032v3, whole genome shotgun sequence genomic window carries:
- the LOC104089915 gene encoding probable metal-nicotianamine transporter YSL7 — MVEADNEVLSTEYAFKDKEVPPWEKQITLRAMVTGLILSVVFNFIVCKLNLTTGVIPSLNVAAGLLGFAMIRSWTAVIEKFGKLKQPFTRQENTVIQTCVVASSGIAFSSGTASYMLGMDPFIAAQADAGNTPNNTKKLAIGWMLPYLLVVSFAGLFSIVALRKMMIMKYKLTYPSGTATAYLINCFHTPKGAKLAKKQVGSLFKSFGFSFIFGAVQWIFAREDGCGFGSLPTFGFQAYAKKFYFDFSSTYVGVGMLCPYMVNVSLLIGAIVSWAIMWPMIEAKKGDWYSAQLSAASLHGIQGYRVFIAISMMLGDGLFHFAYMLVVTVLSFRNRKSGQADSSSEESFEDYDKKRQNEYFLKDQIPNWAAIGGYVGIAIISIIVVPIIFHSLKWYHILVAYLIAPILAFCNSYGSGLTDWSLASNYGKIAILTFSYWVGLQNGGVIAGLASCGLMMSILDTAAGLMGDFKTGYLTLTSPRSMFFSQVIGTAMGCVITPLVFWIFNSAYRLGDPEGAYPAPYASMYRGIALLGVEGFGSLPKHCLRLSVWFFVAAIVINLLTQLLKKFETKYGIYRFVPSPMCMAIPFYLGGYFAIDMCVGSLILFIWQMVNKQQAKDFGPALASGLICGESLWGIPASVLALAGVKAPFCMKVRHGGA; from the exons ATGGTGGAGGCAGATAACGAGGTTCTTTCAACAGAATATGCGTTTAAGGACAAAGAGGTACCGCCATGGGAGAAGCAAATAACGTTGAGGGCAATGGTGACTGGCCTGATTCTGAGCGTCGTGTTCAACTTCATTGTCTGCAAACTGAATCTCACGACAGGCGTTATCCCATCTCTTAACGTGGCGGCGGGGCTCTTGGGATTCGCCATGATTAGGTCGTGGACTGCTGTTATTGAGAAGTTTGGGAAATTGAAGCAGCCTTTTACTAGGCAAGAGAATACCGTCATTCAGACCTGCGTTGTTGCTTCTTCTGGCATTGCTTTTAGCA GTGGGACAGCAAGTTATATGTTAGGAATGGATCCATTCATAGCAGCTCAGGCAGATGCAGGAAATACCCCAAATAATACTAAGAAGCTTGCTATTGGTTGGATGCTTCCCTATCTTCTTGTTGTCAGCTTTGCTGGTCTCTTCTCAATTGTCGCACTAAGGAAGATGATGATAATGAAGTACAAGTTGACATATCCAAGTGGAACTGCTACTGCATACCTTATCAACTGTTTCCACACTCCTAAAGGAGCAAAGTTGGCCAAGAAACAAGTTGGTTCCTTATTCAAATCCTTTGGCTTCAGCTTTATATTTGGGGCTGTTCAATGGATATTTGCACGTGAAGATGGCTGCGGATTTGGTAGCTTGCCTACATTTGGTTTCCAAGCCTATGCCAAAAAGTTCTATTTTGATTTTTCCTCAACATATGTTGGAGTTGGTATGCTTTGCCCCTACATGGTTAATGTTTCATTGCTAATTGGTGCCATAGTTTCATGGGCTATCATGTGGCCAATGATTGAAGCAAAGAAAGGTGACTGGTACTCTGCTCAATTATCCGCAGCAAGTCTTCATGGTATCCAAGGATATCGG GTATTTATTGCAATTTCCATGATGCTTGGAGATGGTCTATTCCATTTTGCCTACATGTTGGTGGTCACAGTCTTAAGCTTCAGAAATAGGAAATCAGGACAGGCAGATTCTTCAAGTGAAGAGTCCTTCGAAGACTATGACAAGAAGAGACAAAACGAGTACTTCTTGAAAGACCAGATCCCCAACTGGGCAGCCATTGGCGGATACGTTGGTATTGCAATTATATCTATCATTGTCGTACCAATTATCTTCCACTCACTGAAATGGTATCACATTCTGGTTGCCTATTTAATTGCTCCGATTTTGGCCTTCTGCAACTCTTATGGAAGTGGCCTCACTGATTGGTCCCTGGCCTCAAATTACGGAAAAATTGCAATTCTTACATTTAGTTATTGGGTTGGTTTGCAAAATGGCGGAGTGATTGCTGGTCTCGCTTCTTGTGGTTTGATGATGAGTATACTAGATACAGCTGCTGGCTTAATGGGAGATTTTAAGACTGGTTATTTAACTCTTACATCGCCTCGTTCCATGTTCTTTAGCCAAGTTATTGGAACTGCCATGGGCTGTGTGATAACCCCTCTAGTCTTCTGGATTTTCAACAGTGCCTATCGTTTGGGTGATCCGGAAGGTGCATACCCTGCACCATATGCATCTATGTATCGTGGAATAGCGCTACTTGGCGTTGAAGGTTTTGGAAGTCTCCCCAAGCATTGCCTCAGGCTATCTGTTTGGTTCTTTGTGGCTGCTATTGTGATCAACCTACTGACTCAGCTGCTGAAAAAATTCGAGACCAAGTATGGAATTTATCGATTTGTTCCGAGTCCAATGTGCATGGCTATACCATTTTACCTTGGAGGGTACTTTGCCATTGACATGTGTGTAGGGTCATTGATCCTATTCATTTGGCAAATGGTGAACAAGCAGCAAGCAAAGGATTTTGGACCTGCATTGGCTTCTGGTCTCATATGTGGTGAGTCCTTGTGGGGAATTCCAGCATCTGTTCTTGCTCTGGCTGGTGTGAAAGCTCCATTTTGCATGAAAGTTCGTCACGGTGGTGCTTGA